A stretch of the Limnochordia bacterium genome encodes the following:
- the murA gene encoding UDP-N-acetylglucosamine 1-carboxyvinyltransferase, with translation MALLRIVGGIPLEGEVMISGAKNSASVLLPACLLTSETCILDNVPEITDVDTLLGILTQLGARIEKQDDEVLVNSASIYEPVVPYDLARKLRASSLFLGPLLARFKEAKVAMPGGCDIGSRSLDLHIKGLRALGAEISVEHGYLVGKASKLQGCEIYLDFPSVGATENLMMAASLAEGTTVIQNAAKEPEIVDLANFLTAIGARVRGAGTDVLRIEGAEKLGGVRHTVIPDRIEAGTYLLAGLITGGRVTVCNVIPKHLEAVVAKLEETGAMFEVGEEEITCWCTGRLRSVQVKTMPYPGFPTDLQPQLTALLMLCEGTGIVNERVFEDRFGHIDELRRLGGDIKTDGQTAVVNGVTALLGAPVKAADLRMGAALILAALAAQGESLVDGVNHIDRGYGHLERKLAGIGANIKRIDASVRKFTLTG, from the coding sequence ATGGCTTTGCTGCGGATTGTGGGCGGTATACCACTAGAAGGAGAAGTAATGATCAGCGGTGCAAAGAACTCCGCTTCGGTGCTTTTACCTGCCTGTTTGCTTACTTCCGAAACCTGTATACTAGATAACGTACCTGAAATAACCGATGTTGACACCCTACTTGGGATTCTCACCCAATTGGGTGCTAGAATAGAGAAACAAGACGATGAAGTTTTGGTTAACTCGGCGAGCATTTATGAGCCGGTGGTACCCTATGATTTAGCTAGAAAACTGCGGGCATCAAGCCTTTTTCTTGGACCTTTACTGGCCCGATTTAAGGAGGCCAAAGTGGCGATGCCCGGAGGCTGTGATATTGGATCCCGCAGTCTGGATCTACACATTAAGGGTTTACGGGCCTTAGGGGCCGAAATATCTGTGGAACACGGGTATCTTGTAGGTAAGGCTAGCAAATTGCAGGGGTGCGAGATCTACCTTGACTTTCCCAGCGTTGGTGCCACAGAAAACTTAATGATGGCAGCCAGCCTTGCGGAAGGAACTACGGTGATTCAAAACGCTGCCAAGGAACCGGAGATTGTGGACTTGGCCAACTTTTTAACCGCCATTGGCGCCCGGGTGCGTGGGGCCGGAACCGATGTGCTACGGATCGAAGGGGCCGAGAAACTAGGTGGTGTTAGGCATACGGTAATTCCTGATCGGATCGAGGCAGGCACTTATCTTTTAGCCGGGCTAATTACTGGAGGCAGAGTTACCGTTTGTAATGTCATCCCGAAGCACTTGGAGGCGGTTGTGGCCAAGCTTGAGGAAACCGGCGCTATGTTTGAAGTCGGTGAAGAGGAGATTACCTGTTGGTGCACGGGTAGACTGCGTTCGGTCCAGGTGAAGACCATGCCCTATCCCGGTTTTCCTACAGATTTACAGCCCCAGTTGACCGCTTTACTTATGCTTTGTGAGGGGACAGGCATTGTTAATGAGCGGGTCTTTGAAGACCGTTTTGGGCATATAGATGAGCTAAGACGTCTTGGGGGAGATATCAAGACCGATGGACAGACCGCAGTTGTCAATGGGGTCACCGCGCTGCTTGGAGCGCCGGTAAAGGCTGCAGATCTGCGGATGGGTGCAGCGTTGATCCTGGCGGCCTTAGCTGCGCAAGGAGAATCACTAGTCGATGGTGTAAACCACATTGACCGGGGCTATGGTCACCTCGAGAGGAAACTGGCAGGGATTGGTGCTAACATTAAACGGATAGATGCATCTGTGAGGAAGTTTACGCTAACAGGCTAA